The Micromonospora krabiensis genome window below encodes:
- a CDS encoding LysR family transcriptional regulator, which translates to MAPKNSDGSAVGRGLDLTQLRTFLTVYRAGSLTEAARRLGLAQPTVTGQIRALEQQLDRQLFERLPRGVAPTAIAKDLAARISAPMDALVAVADRDPTTPAEPVQLGGPAELLAVRILPVLAPLVADGVRLRVTAGLADDLLDGLRAGRFDLVLSAVRPRGRSVLATPLMDEEFVLVAAPAWRDRLDPVDDPAVLDGVPLITYAEDLPILRRYWRHVFRQRLDAPPALVVPDLRGVLAATVAGAGVTVLPRYLCAEELRAGSVVALREPEDPPINTGFLAERANSTLGPEAVRVRDAIIRAAREW; encoded by the coding sequence GTGGCACCCAAGAATTCCGATGGTTCCGCGGTGGGCCGGGGCCTGGATCTGACCCAGCTGCGCACCTTCCTGACCGTGTACCGCGCCGGGTCCCTCACCGAGGCCGCCCGCCGCCTGGGGCTGGCCCAGCCCACCGTCACCGGCCAGATCCGGGCCCTGGAGCAGCAGCTGGACCGCCAACTGTTCGAACGCCTGCCCCGCGGCGTCGCGCCGACCGCGATCGCCAAGGACCTGGCCGCGCGGATCTCCGCACCGATGGACGCGCTCGTCGCGGTGGCCGACCGGGATCCGACGACGCCGGCAGAGCCGGTGCAGCTGGGTGGCCCGGCGGAGCTGCTGGCCGTGCGGATCCTGCCGGTCCTCGCCCCGCTGGTCGCCGACGGCGTGCGACTACGGGTCACCGCGGGGCTCGCCGACGACCTGCTCGACGGTCTGCGGGCGGGGCGTTTCGACCTGGTGCTGTCGGCCGTCCGCCCGCGCGGCCGGTCGGTGTTGGCCACACCACTGATGGACGAGGAGTTCGTCCTCGTCGCGGCGCCCGCGTGGCGCGACCGCCTCGACCCGGTGGACGACCCGGCCGTCCTCGACGGCGTCCCGCTCATCACCTACGCGGAGGACCTGCCGATCCTGCGCCGCTACTGGCGCCACGTGTTCCGGCAGCGACTGGACGCCCCACCGGCCCTGGTCGTGCCCGACCTGCGCGGCGTCCTGGCCGCCACCGTCGCCGGCGCCGGCGTCACCGTGCTCCCCCGCTACCTGTGCGCCGAGGAGTTGCGCGCCGGGTCGGTCGTCGCCCTGCGGGAACCCGAGGACCCGCCGATCAACACCGGCTTTCTCGCCGAACGCGCCAACTCGACGCTCGGTCCGGAGGCGGTCCGGGTCCGTGACGCCATCATCCGGGCCGCGCGGGAGTGGTAG
- a CDS encoding hemerythrin domain-containing protein, protein MADVRDMYMAHAAMRREFGLLPQLVRDVAPGDTRRAEVVGAHADLMCLILHTHHEGEDLLLWPRLMERGGAEAAAIVPTMEAQHHAIEAAHAQVVALLPAFRTTARGGEALAAALDTLHAALIEHMDLEEREILPLAEKHVTAAEWKGLGEHGMRHAPKKVLPLAFGIAMYEGDPEVVKAVLAEAPLPARLIMPILAPRLYAAHAKRVHGTATPPRGTAPVR, encoded by the coding sequence ATGGCCGATGTCCGCGACATGTACATGGCGCACGCGGCCATGCGCCGGGAGTTCGGGTTGCTCCCGCAGCTCGTTCGGGACGTCGCGCCGGGCGACACCCGGCGCGCGGAGGTGGTCGGCGCCCACGCCGACCTCATGTGCCTCATCCTGCACACTCACCACGAGGGTGAGGACCTGCTGCTGTGGCCGCGGCTGATGGAGCGCGGCGGTGCCGAGGCCGCGGCGATCGTCCCCACCATGGAGGCGCAGCACCACGCGATCGAGGCGGCGCACGCGCAGGTCGTCGCCCTGCTGCCCGCGTTCCGGACCACGGCCCGGGGCGGCGAGGCCCTCGCGGCCGCTCTGGACACCCTCCACGCCGCGCTGATCGAGCACATGGACCTGGAGGAGCGGGAGATCCTGCCGCTGGCGGAGAAGCACGTCACCGCCGCCGAGTGGAAGGGGCTGGGGGAGCACGGGATGCGCCACGCCCCGAAGAAGGTCCTGCCGCTGGCCTTCGGCATCGCCATGTACGAGGGCGACCCGGAGGTCGTCAAGGCGGTGCTCGCCGAGGCGCCGCTTCCCGCCCGGCTGATCATGCCGATCCTCGCGCCCCGTCTCTACGCCGCGCACGCCAAGCGCGTCCACGGCACTGCGACGCCGCCGCGGGGGACCGCACCAGTCCGCTGA
- a CDS encoding glycoside hydrolase family 18 protein yields MRPFRHRRLTALVALTTLLVTAAPPAAASAHDRSERRAGYHRVGYFTQWGIYGRAFPVKKLDTSGAASRLTHVNYAFGNVSEDGRCYVDGGPGEGDAWADYQRPVPAEESVDGVADAWGEPLNGNFGQLAKLKAKHPGLKVMISLGGWSWSTYFSNAARTDASRKAFVASCIDLYLKGNLPNLDGGSGGPGSGAGVFDGIDLDWEWPNWPGEPGNVIRVEDRENFTKLLAEFRKQLDAYGRTTHEHHPLTAFLPANPAAMDAGFEGRKIFKYLDFATVQGYDFHGSWDARTNQQSALRVPAGAPDSPDFSVEVAIDGWLARGAPRDKLVLGIPYYGQGWTGVTGGGNGLFRPVTGPAPATHAAGYEDYKKLKTLPADGYTVHRDLRAGHAWLFDGTTFWTYDDPAVVLQKMLYIRRTGLGGAMAWSLDGDDDNATLTKTMSLGLTTW; encoded by the coding sequence ATGCGACCATTCCGCCACCGCCGCCTCACCGCCCTCGTGGCCCTGACAACCCTGCTGGTCACCGCGGCCCCGCCGGCCGCCGCGAGCGCGCACGACAGGTCGGAGCGCCGCGCCGGCTACCACCGGGTCGGCTACTTCACCCAGTGGGGCATCTACGGCCGGGCCTTCCCGGTCAAGAAGCTGGACACCTCCGGGGCGGCGAGCCGCCTCACCCACGTCAACTACGCCTTCGGCAACGTCAGCGAGGACGGCCGGTGCTACGTGGACGGTGGGCCGGGCGAGGGTGACGCCTGGGCCGACTACCAGCGTCCGGTGCCGGCGGAGGAGAGCGTCGACGGCGTCGCCGACGCCTGGGGGGAGCCGCTCAACGGCAACTTCGGCCAACTGGCGAAGCTCAAGGCCAAGCACCCCGGCCTGAAGGTGATGATCTCGCTGGGCGGCTGGAGCTGGTCGACGTACTTCTCGAACGCCGCCCGCACGGACGCCTCCCGCAAGGCGTTCGTCGCCTCCTGCATCGACCTCTACCTCAAGGGCAACCTCCCGAACCTCGACGGCGGCAGCGGTGGCCCCGGCTCCGGTGCCGGCGTCTTCGACGGCATCGACCTGGACTGGGAGTGGCCGAACTGGCCGGGTGAGCCGGGCAACGTCATCCGCGTCGAGGACCGGGAGAACTTCACCAAGCTGCTCGCGGAGTTCCGCAAGCAGCTCGACGCGTACGGGCGCACGACCCACGAGCACCACCCGCTGACCGCGTTCCTGCCGGCCAACCCGGCCGCCATGGACGCCGGGTTCGAGGGCCGCAAGATCTTCAAGTACCTGGACTTCGCCACCGTGCAGGGTTACGACTTCCACGGCAGTTGGGACGCGCGAACCAACCAGCAGTCGGCGCTGCGGGTGCCGGCGGGCGCCCCCGACTCCCCCGACTTCTCCGTCGAGGTCGCGATCGACGGGTGGCTTGCCCGGGGCGCGCCGCGCGACAAACTCGTCCTCGGCATCCCCTACTACGGGCAGGGCTGGACCGGCGTCACCGGTGGCGGCAACGGCCTGTTCCGCCCGGTGACCGGGCCCGCACCGGCCACGCACGCGGCCGGCTACGAGGACTACAAGAAGCTCAAGACCCTGCCCGCCGACGGCTACACCGTCCATCGTGACCTCCGCGCCGGGCACGCCTGGCTGTTCGACGGCACGACCTTCTGGACGTACGACGACCCGGCCGTCGTGCTCCAGAAGATGCTCTACATCCGGCGGACCGGCCTGGGTGGGGCGATGGCCTGGTCACTGGACGGCGACGACGACAACGCCACGCTGACGAAGACGATGAGCCTCGGGCTCACCACCTGGTAG